From Chryseobacterium gallinarum, one genomic window encodes:
- the rpsJ gene encoding 30S ribosomal protein S10 — MSQRIRIKLKSYDYNLVDKSAEKIVKTVKATGAVVNGPIPLPTNKRIFTVLRSPHVNKKAREQFQLSAHKRLMDIYSSSSKTVDALMKLELPSGVDVEIKV, encoded by the coding sequence ATGTCACAAAGAATCAGAATAAAACTTAAGTCTTACGATTACAATTTGGTAGATAAGTCTGCAGAGAAAATCGTAAAAACGGTAAAGGCTACTGGTGCTGTTGTAAACGGACCCATTCCATTGCCAACCAATAAGAGAATCTTCACTGTGTTGAGATCTCCGCACGTAAACAAGAAAGCAAGAGAGCAGTTCCAACTTTCCGCTCACAAGAGATTGATGGATATCTACTCTTCTTCTTCTAAAACTGTTGATGCTCTAATGAAATTGGAGTTACCTTCAGGTGTAGACGTAGAAATTAAAGTGTGA